The following are encoded together in the Mycolicibacterium arabiense genome:
- a CDS encoding heavy metal translocating P-type ATPase: protein MAPSGVVPDAETAVAETPVAHDGDDGDHQHGHGGIFGERTELIFAGLAGALLLTGWLLAALAETPRSVEVVAYGLAFFFGAFFTVQEALASVRQGRFEIDFLMLVSAAGAAALGEVAEGALLLFLFGVGHALEGYAMGRARRAIDALAELAPKTALVRRGGTGDIVEVSVADLRVGDVVVVRPNVRLPADGFVVAGASSVDQAPVTGESVPVDKIPVPDVTAAAAAPERIDAVSRVFAGTINGAGAIEVQVTRLAGDSTLARVARLVAEAQTKTTSTQRFTDRFQRIFVPAILVGVVLLLFAGLVVDEPFTDTVYRALAVLVAASPCALAIATPSAVLSAVARAARAGILMKGGAALEELGRLDVLAFDKTGTLTEGRPRIADVWATGDSDEVELLRIAVAVEEQSDHPLARAIVRDGSQRLAGAATLRATDVRAVIGRGIVASVEGVEVYIGKTELFTDAAQPPPAELAAEVSRLEQQGRTTMIVRAGDRWLGAIGLMDLPRPEASTVIARLAELGLENTVMLSGDNQRVADAVAAEVGVAYARGDLMPEDKVAQIAVLRERHGRVGMVGDGVNDAPAMAGASVGIAMGAAGSDVALETADVALMADDLRALPFAVSLSRRSSRVIKQNLWASLGIVAVLIPATVFGLGIGPAVLIHEGSTLIVVANALRLLGMPMQSVTPAAPRVERAEET, encoded by the coding sequence GTGGCGCCGTCAGGGGTAGTCCCCGACGCAGAGACCGCCGTTGCCGAAACTCCCGTCGCCCACGACGGAGACGACGGCGACCATCAACACGGTCACGGCGGAATCTTCGGCGAGCGCACCGAATTGATCTTCGCGGGACTGGCGGGCGCGCTGCTGCTGACAGGCTGGTTACTGGCCGCCTTAGCCGAGACGCCGCGCTCGGTGGAGGTGGTGGCCTACGGCCTGGCGTTCTTCTTCGGTGCGTTCTTCACCGTGCAGGAAGCCCTCGCGAGTGTGCGGCAGGGCCGCTTCGAGATCGATTTCCTCATGCTGGTGTCCGCAGCAGGTGCGGCAGCGCTCGGCGAAGTCGCCGAAGGCGCCCTTTTGCTGTTCCTGTTCGGCGTCGGGCACGCGCTGGAAGGGTACGCGATGGGCCGCGCTCGCCGAGCGATCGATGCGCTCGCCGAGCTGGCCCCCAAGACGGCCCTAGTGCGGCGCGGCGGCACCGGCGACATCGTCGAAGTGTCCGTTGCGGACCTGCGCGTTGGGGACGTCGTCGTCGTGCGCCCCAACGTGCGGCTGCCTGCGGACGGATTCGTCGTAGCAGGTGCCAGCAGCGTCGATCAAGCGCCAGTGACCGGCGAAAGCGTCCCGGTCGACAAGATTCCGGTCCCGGACGTAACGGCAGCCGCCGCTGCGCCAGAACGCATTGACGCGGTGTCGCGGGTGTTCGCCGGAACGATAAACGGCGCCGGCGCCATCGAAGTGCAAGTCACCCGGCTCGCCGGCGACTCCACCTTGGCCCGGGTGGCGCGTTTGGTGGCCGAAGCGCAAACCAAGACGACTTCCACACAGCGTTTCACCGACCGATTTCAGCGCATCTTCGTGCCGGCGATCCTGGTCGGTGTGGTCCTGCTGCTCTTCGCCGGGTTAGTAGTTGACGAGCCGTTCACCGACACGGTGTACCGGGCGCTTGCCGTTCTGGTGGCGGCCAGCCCGTGTGCGCTGGCAATAGCCACGCCCAGTGCGGTGTTGTCGGCGGTGGCGCGAGCGGCGCGGGCCGGCATCCTGATGAAGGGCGGCGCCGCGCTGGAGGAACTGGGGCGACTCGACGTGCTGGCCTTCGACAAGACTGGCACCCTCACCGAGGGGCGGCCCAGGATTGCCGACGTGTGGGCCACCGGGGACAGCGACGAGGTCGAACTGTTGAGAATCGCCGTGGCCGTGGAGGAGCAAAGCGACCACCCGCTCGCCCGTGCCATCGTCCGCGACGGCAGCCAGCGATTGGCCGGAGCGGCGACGCTTCGCGCGACCGACGTCCGTGCGGTGATTGGCCGCGGCATCGTTGCGTCCGTCGAGGGTGTCGAGGTCTACATCGGCAAGACCGAACTGTTCACTGACGCCGCCCAGCCGCCACCGGCCGAACTCGCTGCCGAGGTGAGTCGTCTCGAACAGCAGGGCCGCACGACGATGATCGTCCGCGCGGGCGATCGGTGGTTGGGCGCAATCGGATTGATGGATCTTCCTCGACCGGAGGCGTCGACGGTGATCGCACGGCTCGCCGAACTCGGCCTCGAGAACACGGTGATGCTGTCGGGAGACAATCAGCGGGTGGCGGACGCCGTCGCCGCCGAAGTTGGTGTCGCTTACGCCCGCGGCGATCTGATGCCCGAGGACAAGGTGGCCCAAATCGCCGTCTTGCGGGAACGCCACGGCCGCGTGGGCATGGTCGGCGACGGCGTCAACGATGCGCCCGCCATGGCCGGTGCGAGTGTGGGTATCGCGATGGGTGCGGCCGGATCCGACGTGGCGCTGGAGACCGCTGACGTTGCGCTGATGGCCGACGACCTGCGCGCCTTACCGTTCGCGGTGAGCCTGAGCCGTCGCTCCTCGCGGGTCATCAAGCAAAACCTGTGGGCGAGTCTCGGAATCGTCGCGGTCCTCATCCCGGCGACGGTCTTCGGCCTGGGCATCGGTCCCGCCGTGCTCATCCACGAAGGCTCGACTCTCATCGTCGTCGCAAATGCATTGCGACTTCTCGGGATGCCTATGCAGTCGGTCACCCCAGCAGCGCCGCGCGTGGAGCGTGCAGAAGAGACGTGA
- a CDS encoding CbtA family protein — protein sequence MEKRLIAAGLVAGALAGLTSFAYARLFVTPVIDRAVAYEEGRTKAAELPGHGVELFTRGVQANIGMGFGVLAFSVAMGALFAVVFCVAYGRLGNFSARLLAVLLAAGMFLSLYLVPALKYPKNPPAVGQEGTLQQRSMLFVLMVVLSAVLVISAVWVARRLSPRLGHWNATLAAAGSYVLATALVMRVLPTFDETPNALRDHTGAIVYPGFAADDLYEFRLHSLGTALVMWVTTALVFAALAARLVRDGSPAKSSGLTTL from the coding sequence ATGGAAAAGCGACTCATCGCGGCCGGCCTGGTCGCCGGCGCCCTGGCGGGCCTAACGTCCTTCGCATACGCCCGGCTATTCGTGACGCCAGTCATCGACCGCGCTGTGGCTTACGAGGAGGGCCGCACCAAGGCGGCGGAACTACCCGGCCACGGTGTTGAATTGTTCACCCGCGGGGTGCAGGCCAATATCGGGATGGGCTTCGGCGTTCTTGCATTCAGTGTTGCCATGGGAGCGCTGTTTGCGGTGGTCTTCTGCGTCGCCTACGGGCGCCTTGGGAACTTCTCCGCGCGCTTGCTAGCCGTTCTGCTAGCCGCTGGGATGTTCTTGTCGCTCTACTTGGTCCCGGCGTTGAAGTATCCGAAGAATCCGCCTGCGGTAGGGCAGGAGGGGACTCTTCAGCAGCGCAGCATGCTGTTCGTGCTCATGGTGGTGTTGTCGGCGGTCCTGGTGATCTCGGCGGTGTGGGTGGCCCGTCGGCTGTCACCACGCTTGGGCCACTGGAATGCGACGCTCGCGGCTGCGGGATCGTATGTTCTGGCGACTGCGCTCGTGATGCGGGTGCTGCCGACTTTCGATGAAACACCGAACGCGCTGCGCGATCACACCGGCGCCATCGTGTACCCAGGATTCGCCGCCGACGACCTCTATGAATTCCGGTTGCATTCATTGGGGACCGCCTTGGTGATGTGGGTGACGACCGCGCTGGTGTTCGCCGCGTTGGCAGCCCGGCTAGTTCGCGATGGCTCCCCGGCGAAGTCGAGTGGGTTGACTACGTTGTGA
- a CDS encoding L,D-transpeptidase, protein MRCPPVSPVVTMMTVALAAVTIALAPSASAEPQVPVPAPGDPLTIPNSTAPNPFAAPTTGPSSTAVNDLAAGQNPAPYTGPPVFAPPTFNPSNGSTVGVAKPIIINFQRPIVDRNLAEDAVHVSSSPAVPGRFYWMSPTQLRWRPTDFWPANTTVSIDAGGTRSSFRTGDSLVATIDNATLQMEIMRNGELEKTMPVSLGKPGYETPNGTYYVLEKFADMVMDSSTYGVPVDAAEGYRLKVQDAVRISNTGIFVHGAPWSVGDQGKRNVSHGCPNLSPTNAQWFYDNFGSGDPVVVKNSVGIYDENDGAQDWQM, encoded by the coding sequence ATGCGGTGTCCGCCAGTCAGCCCAGTCGTCACGATGATGACGGTCGCCCTAGCAGCTGTGACGATTGCTCTCGCGCCGTCGGCCTCGGCCGAGCCACAGGTTCCCGTGCCCGCACCCGGCGATCCCCTCACGATCCCCAACTCGACGGCACCGAATCCGTTCGCCGCTCCAACAACCGGCCCATCATCGACGGCTGTCAACGACTTAGCCGCCGGCCAGAACCCAGCGCCCTACACCGGACCACCGGTCTTCGCTCCACCCACGTTCAATCCGTCGAATGGCTCGACGGTTGGCGTCGCCAAACCGATAATCATCAACTTTCAACGTCCCATCGTCGACCGCAACCTGGCCGAGGACGCGGTCCACGTCTCCTCCTCCCCCGCAGTCCCGGGCAGGTTCTATTGGATGAGCCCAACTCAACTCCGATGGCGGCCCACTGACTTCTGGCCGGCCAACACCACGGTCAGCATCGATGCCGGTGGTACGAGGTCGAGCTTCCGCACCGGCGACTCGCTGGTGGCGACCATCGACAACGCCACCCTCCAAATGGAGATCATGCGCAACGGCGAACTCGAGAAGACCATGCCGGTATCTCTAGGAAAGCCTGGCTACGAGACACCCAACGGCACCTACTATGTGCTCGAGAAGTTTGCAGACATGGTGATGGATTCCTCCACTTACGGTGTGCCGGTCGACGCAGCCGAAGGTTACAGGCTCAAGGTCCAAGATGCGGTGCGCATTAGCAACACAGGCATCTTCGTCCACGGCGCACCGTGGTCGGTCGGCGATCAGGGTAAGCGCAACGTGAGCCACGGCTGTCCGAATCTGAGTCCAACCAATGCGCAGTGGTTCTACGACAACTTTGGCAGCGGGGACCCGGTCGTGGTCAAGAACTCCGTCGGCATCTACGACGAGAACGATGGAGCCCAGGACTGGCAGATGTGA
- a CDS encoding cytochrome c oxidase assembly protein: protein MATSTDTPRRVGRAVLLGVALLAGVSAATIGALVLPDALAVTGLSDPGPVTTYGLPFLRAAGEIAAIVAIGHFLFAAFLVPPQANGVLDVDGYRALRTGGAACAVWAMCAAVLVALTVSDVSGVPLTDLSPLDIWSATDLVETTSAWRTTAILAAVVAVASLPVLRWSWTPALLLSGLVTLMPLAVTGHSSSGGSHDIATNSLIIHLVAGALWAGGLLALLGHALRGGGHTDIAARRFSRLALWCFAAMAVSGFVNAAVRIDLSDILSSSYGLLVVGKVAALIGLGAIGWRHRRSSIVALQRDPTSRRALLRLALTEAALFGVAVGVAVGLGRTPPPLATREPLPAEAELGFDLAEPPTITRVFLEWRFDLIFGTAALVLVGIYLAAVYRLARGGASWSKRRTASWVMGCLTLVFATSSGLGMYMAAMFSMHAVVQLILTIGVPVLLVQGAPATLALRAMRASHTKAVPGPREWLVTALNSSSLGLIARPWTALALLLVGVYGLCFEVIFDAAVSEHAPHILMIGYFLLSGVWFFAAVSGVDPVLRPMPKQWRMAILLLALSQFVLAGVLVTTMRDTLGGAFYRSLKLGWHTNLLGDQRLGGQILAAGGLVAMLAVLAAPIVQRVRSAATVRKTGAPSIGS from the coding sequence GTGGCGACGTCGACTGATACTCCACGCCGGGTGGGGCGGGCCGTGTTGCTTGGTGTCGCACTGCTGGCAGGCGTGAGCGCGGCCACGATCGGCGCCCTGGTACTACCAGACGCGCTGGCGGTGACTGGGCTTAGTGATCCGGGACCGGTAACCACCTACGGGCTGCCCTTCCTGCGCGCCGCCGGCGAGATCGCTGCGATAGTGGCGATCGGACACTTCTTGTTCGCGGCCTTCCTCGTCCCGCCGCAGGCCAATGGAGTGCTCGACGTCGACGGGTACCGAGCGCTTCGGACCGGCGGTGCCGCTTGCGCGGTCTGGGCGATGTGCGCTGCAGTGTTGGTCGCGCTGACGGTCTCCGACGTGTCAGGGGTGCCGTTGACCGATCTGTCGCCGCTGGACATTTGGTCAGCGACCGACCTCGTCGAAACCACGTCGGCGTGGCGTACCACAGCGATCTTGGCCGCGGTCGTTGCCGTAGCGAGCCTGCCGGTGTTGCGGTGGTCATGGACGCCCGCCCTGCTGCTCAGTGGCCTAGTGACGTTGATGCCGCTGGCCGTGACGGGGCACTCCTCCTCGGGCGGCTCGCACGACATCGCGACCAACAGCCTGATCATCCATCTCGTCGCCGGAGCATTGTGGGCCGGCGGGTTGCTGGCGCTGCTTGGGCACGCACTGCGCGGCGGCGGGCACACCGACATCGCCGCCCGCCGTTTCTCGAGGCTGGCGTTGTGGTGCTTCGCGGCCATGGCCGTGAGCGGATTCGTCAACGCGGCGGTCCGCATAGATCTGTCGGACATCTTGAGCAGCAGTTACGGACTCCTCGTCGTAGGGAAGGTGGCGGCCTTGATTGGGCTCGGTGCAATTGGATGGCGACATCGACGATCGTCGATCGTTGCGCTGCAGCGTGATCCGACGTCGCGCCGTGCGCTGCTGCGGCTCGCACTCACCGAAGCCGCCCTATTCGGCGTCGCGGTCGGCGTAGCCGTCGGGCTTGGTCGTACGCCACCACCGCTCGCGACGCGCGAACCGCTTCCGGCCGAAGCTGAGTTGGGCTTCGACCTCGCCGAGCCACCGACGATCACGCGGGTCTTCCTCGAATGGCGTTTCGACCTGATATTCGGCACGGCGGCGCTCGTCCTGGTCGGCATCTACCTTGCTGCGGTGTATCGGCTAGCTCGCGGCGGTGCCTCATGGTCGAAGCGGCGCACCGCATCGTGGGTGATGGGTTGCCTCACATTGGTGTTCGCCACTTCGTCAGGACTTGGCATGTACATGGCGGCAATGTTCAGCATGCACGCCGTCGTTCAATTGATCCTCACGATAGGGGTGCCGGTATTGCTCGTGCAGGGCGCGCCGGCGACCCTAGCGCTGAGGGCAATGCGAGCATCGCATACGAAGGCGGTGCCTGGCCCGCGCGAATGGCTTGTGACCGCACTGAATTCATCTTCGCTGGGTCTGATCGCTCGTCCGTGGACGGCTCTCGCGCTTCTTCTGGTGGGCGTCTACGGTTTGTGCTTCGAGGTCATCTTCGATGCCGCCGTGAGCGAGCACGCTCCCCACATACTCATGATCGGGTACTTCCTGCTCAGCGGTGTATGGTTCTTCGCCGCCGTCAGCGGCGTCGATCCGGTGCTACGGCCGATGCCCAAGCAGTGGCGGATGGCAATACTGTTGTTAGCGCTGTCCCAATTCGTCCTCGCTGGAGTCTTAGTGACGACCATGCGCGACACTCTCGGTGGCGCCTTCTACCGCTCGTTGAAATTGGGCTGGCATACGAACTTGCTCGGCGACCAGCGATTGGGCGGCCAAATTCTGGCTGCTGGCGGGCTCGTGGCGATGCTGGCGGTGCTTGCAGCGCCGATCGTCCAGCGCGTCCGCTCGGCTGCAACGGTGCGGAAGACGGGCGCGCCGAGTATCGGCTCCTGA
- a CDS encoding DsbA family protein: MAPLTRLLLTVFVAITAIIGFGVYLSAQDKGIPASAQAEGGDVGQLVRDNSRRLSTATNSDVNFVEFLDFECEACRAAFPMVEQLRAEYGDRVNFVVRYFPIQSHFNAERAARAVEAAAQQDKFEPMYKKMYETQSEWGEQRTPADSRFRGYADELGLDMAAFDAAYNDPATLDRVNVDVADGKALGVQGTPTFFLDGTEVEFRSYDDMKTAIEQALNSQP, from the coding sequence ATGGCACCTCTCACACGCCTTCTACTGACCGTCTTCGTGGCCATCACCGCAATCATCGGGTTTGGGGTCTACCTCTCGGCCCAGGACAAGGGCATACCCGCCTCCGCCCAAGCTGAGGGTGGAGACGTCGGTCAGCTTGTCCGGGACAACAGTCGCCGCCTCAGTACCGCGACGAACAGCGATGTCAACTTCGTCGAATTCCTCGACTTCGAATGCGAGGCCTGTCGGGCAGCCTTCCCTATGGTTGAACAACTGCGTGCCGAGTACGGAGACCGCGTCAACTTCGTCGTCCGCTACTTCCCAATTCAGTCTCACTTCAACGCGGAGAGGGCGGCGCGAGCGGTCGAGGCGGCGGCCCAACAGGACAAGTTTGAGCCTATGTACAAGAAGATGTACGAAACGCAAAGCGAGTGGGGCGAACAACGAACTCCTGCGGACTCCCGATTCCGCGGATACGCCGACGAACTTGGACTCGACATGGCGGCGTTCGATGCCGCCTACAACGACCCCGCTACGCTCGATCGTGTCAATGTCGACGTAGCTGACGGCAAGGCCCTCGGCGTACAGGGCACACCGACCTTCTTCCTCGACGGAACGGAAGTGGAGTTCAGAAGCTACGACGACATGAAGACCGCAATCGAGCAGGCACTGAACAGCCAGCCTTAG
- a CDS encoding L,D-transpeptidase: protein MVACANPATTTTAEAPASIAQKGEPYADLLEPWLQSSVTDGAVGVPVDAPVTVKAGDGVLGAVKMVNAQGETVAGQVGSDGVTWSTAEPLGYNKRYTLTAEALGIADAITQQMTFQTQSPKNLTMPYVMPNDGDVVGVGQPVAIRFDEDITDRTAAQQAIEVTTSPRVEGAFYWLSDREVRWRPAEYWTPGTTVEVAVNTYGVDLGEGLFGQDNILTRFTVGDQVIATADDATKTLTVRRNGEVVRTMPMSMGKNSTPTDNGAYIIGDRYANLVMDSSTYGVPVNSPNGYRLDVDWATQMSYSGIYVHSAPWSVSSQGKTNVSHGCLNVSPDNAKWFYDNIKRGDIVEVVNTVGSTLSGVDGLGDWNVPWEQWRTGNTTV from the coding sequence GTGGTGGCGTGCGCGAATCCAGCGACCACCACGACGGCAGAGGCGCCAGCTTCGATCGCCCAGAAGGGCGAACCCTACGCGGACCTGCTCGAGCCGTGGTTGCAATCCTCGGTAACGGACGGCGCGGTCGGGGTGCCCGTCGACGCACCGGTGACCGTAAAGGCCGGTGACGGCGTGCTCGGCGCGGTGAAAATGGTCAATGCGCAAGGCGAGACCGTGGCCGGTCAGGTTGGCTCGGACGGCGTGACGTGGTCCACCGCGGAACCCCTGGGTTACAACAAGCGATACACGTTGACCGCCGAGGCACTCGGGATCGCCGACGCGATCACTCAGCAGATGACGTTCCAGACTCAGTCGCCAAAGAACCTGACGATGCCCTACGTGATGCCGAACGATGGCGACGTGGTAGGCGTGGGCCAGCCGGTAGCCATCCGTTTCGACGAAGACATCACCGACCGCACGGCTGCACAACAGGCCATCGAGGTCACCACGAGCCCCCGCGTCGAGGGAGCGTTCTACTGGCTAAGTGATCGCGAAGTCCGTTGGCGCCCAGCGGAATATTGGACACCCGGCACGACCGTCGAAGTTGCGGTGAACACCTACGGTGTAGACCTTGGCGAGGGACTGTTCGGACAAGACAACATCCTCACCCGCTTTACCGTCGGCGATCAGGTCATCGCCACCGCCGACGACGCCACCAAGACATTGACGGTGCGACGAAACGGCGAGGTAGTCCGGACCATGCCGATGTCCATGGGAAAGAACAGCACCCCTACCGACAACGGCGCCTACATCATCGGCGATAGATACGCCAACCTCGTCATGGACTCATCGACCTACGGCGTCCCCGTCAACTCACCCAACGGCTACCGCCTCGACGTGGATTGGGCTACCCAGATGTCCTACAGCGGCATCTACGTCCACTCCGCCCCCTGGTCGGTGAGCAGCCAAGGCAAGACCAACGTCAGCCACGGCTGCCTCAACGTCAGTCCAGACAACGCAAAGTGGTTCTACGACAACATTAAACGTGGTGACATCGTTGAAGTAGTCAACACGGTGGGGTCGACCCTCTCGGGCGTCGACGGCCTCGGCGACTGGAATGTTCCCTGGGAACAATGGCGGACTGGCAACACCACCGTCTAA
- a CDS encoding DUF305 domain-containing protein, translating to MDVTRVGMLVVSAVAATLTVGACSSTPADQDMSATSSSQTSAAAAPATTGGQTEQAHNDADVTFAQGMIPHHQQAVEMSDMLLGKQGIDPAVMTLANEIKAAQGPEIETMRGWLSDWKVPAPSSDMPDMSEMPGHDMSSMGGGMMSEQDMAALQNAQGAAASKLFLTQMIEHHKGAIAMARTEVDSGQFPAATEMARTIIASQQQEIDSMESMLASM from the coding sequence ATGGACGTGACACGGGTCGGAATGCTGGTTGTCAGTGCCGTGGCGGCCACGCTGACGGTGGGCGCCTGTAGCAGTACCCCTGCGGACCAAGACATGTCGGCGACGAGCAGCTCGCAGACGTCGGCGGCTGCGGCCCCCGCGACGACGGGCGGCCAGACCGAGCAGGCGCACAATGACGCCGACGTGACCTTCGCGCAGGGCATGATCCCGCACCATCAGCAGGCAGTCGAGATGAGTGACATGCTGCTGGGCAAGCAGGGCATCGATCCTGCGGTCATGACGTTGGCCAACGAAATCAAGGCAGCGCAAGGGCCCGAGATCGAGACGATGCGAGGTTGGCTGTCCGATTGGAAGGTGCCGGCGCCCAGTTCTGACATGCCGGACATGTCGGAGATGCCCGGTCACGACATGAGCAGCATGGGTGGCGGCATGATGTCCGAGCAGGACATGGCAGCACTGCAGAACGCCCAGGGCGCCGCAGCGAGCAAGCTCTTCCTGACTCAGATGATCGAACACCACAAGGGAGCCATCGCCATGGCTCGAACCGAGGTCGACAGCGGCCAGTTCCCAGCGGCAACCGAGATGGCGCGCACCATCATCGCGTCCCAGCAGCAGGAGATCGACTCCATGGAGTCGATGCTGGCCTCGATGTGA
- a CDS encoding sensor histidine kinase, with the protein MIISALRRRPGLGMRLLIAQTLVLLAGAITTWVVAALVGPPLFREHLRQAGVSAGSAEQLHAEEAYLYATVFSVGGAVAVSALTAFAVSLYVSRRLQRSVTEVAAAASAVSEGRYEVRVAPQNLGEEFDALSAAFNQMAAQLQAIDTTRRQLFGDLAHEIRTPVAVLEAWLEAVEDGVRPLTPDTIALMRDQSRRLVRFSGDLGALAQAEESSATMSFTDIDVADVITTTAAAVADRYHAKGVALSTHLAASRHHLWGDPQRLSQVLTNVLDNALRHTSAHGRVDVSTDTEGDQLVIRIADNGDGIAAPHLSLIFDRLYRADAARTRDHGGSGLGLAIAKALVEAHGGRIGAASGGVGGGAIITIYLPLPTNPPPLGTSDVAHPPPTA; encoded by the coding sequence ATGATCATCTCGGCACTGCGCCGCCGACCCGGCCTGGGCATGCGGCTGCTCATCGCGCAGACCCTGGTCCTGCTCGCCGGGGCGATCACCACCTGGGTGGTCGCCGCCCTCGTCGGACCACCGCTATTTCGAGAGCACTTGCGTCAAGCGGGGGTATCGGCAGGTTCGGCAGAGCAGCTGCACGCCGAGGAGGCGTATCTGTATGCCACCGTGTTCTCCGTGGGCGGCGCGGTCGCGGTCTCCGCGCTAACCGCGTTCGCGGTCTCGCTCTACGTCAGCCGCCGCCTGCAGCGGTCGGTCACCGAGGTGGCCGCCGCAGCCAGCGCCGTCTCCGAGGGCCGGTACGAGGTCCGGGTGGCCCCACAGAACCTCGGTGAGGAGTTCGACGCGCTCTCGGCAGCCTTCAACCAGATGGCCGCCCAGCTCCAGGCCATCGACACCACGCGCCGCCAGCTCTTCGGCGACCTCGCCCACGAAATCCGCACACCGGTGGCCGTGCTCGAAGCATGGTTAGAAGCCGTCGAAGACGGTGTTCGGCCGCTGACTCCCGACACCATCGCGTTGATGCGCGATCAGTCGCGCCGCCTGGTCCGGTTTTCCGGAGACCTCGGCGCGCTGGCTCAGGCGGAGGAAAGTTCAGCCACGATGTCGTTCACCGACATTGACGTCGCCGACGTGATCACGACGACGGCTGCCGCCGTGGCCGACCGGTATCACGCCAAGGGCGTGGCGCTGTCGACGCACCTAGCAGCAAGCCGACATCATCTGTGGGGAGACCCGCAGCGGCTGAGCCAAGTGCTGACCAACGTCCTCGACAACGCGCTACGGCACACCTCCGCACATGGCCGGGTGGACGTCAGCACTGACACGGAGGGCGACCAGCTCGTCATTCGCATCGCCGACAACGGCGACGGTATTGCCGCGCCGCATCTATCGCTTATCTTCGATCGCCTCTACCGCGCTGATGCCGCCCGCACCCGTGACCACGGCGGTTCGGGCCTGGGGTTGGCCATCGCCAAGGCTCTCGTCGAAGCACACGGTGGGCGCATCGGCGCCGCCAGCGGCGGCGTCGGCGGCGGCGCGATAATCACGATCTATTTACCGCTGCCGACGAACCCGCCGCCACTGGGCACCTCAGACGTCGCCCACCCGCCGCCCACCGCCTGA
- a CDS encoding response regulator transcription factor — MNVMSDPALRTDDRSPEFRALVVDDETALAEIVASYLIREHFDTRVAHDGVAAVALARDHDPDVVILDLGLPGMDGLEVCRQLRTFSDAYVVMLTARDTELDTIVGLSVGADDYVTKPFSSGELVARIRAMLRRPRSVPGAAAAAPDAPAPLVLGPLRIDLAAREVSLDGHSIPLTRTEFDLLAALSGRPGMVMSRRQLLEIVRDGPWVGNDHLVDVHVGHVRRKLGDDPTNPRYIITVRGVGYRIGSLQ, encoded by the coding sequence ATGAACGTCATGAGTGATCCCGCATTGCGCACCGACGACCGTTCGCCCGAGTTCCGGGCGCTGGTGGTCGACGATGAAACCGCGTTGGCCGAAATCGTGGCCAGCTACCTGATTCGGGAACATTTCGACACGCGGGTCGCTCATGACGGCGTTGCCGCCGTTGCTCTGGCGCGTGACCATGACCCCGATGTCGTGATCTTGGATTTGGGTCTGCCCGGCATGGACGGGTTGGAAGTGTGCCGTCAACTCCGGACGTTCTCTGACGCCTACGTCGTGATGCTCACCGCGCGCGACACCGAGCTGGACACCATCGTCGGACTCAGCGTGGGAGCCGACGACTACGTGACCAAGCCGTTTAGCTCTGGTGAGCTGGTCGCGCGAATACGGGCGATGTTACGCCGCCCTCGCTCGGTACCTGGCGCCGCGGCCGCTGCTCCGGACGCCCCGGCGCCCCTGGTCCTGGGGCCGCTGCGCATCGATCTGGCGGCCCGCGAGGTGTCCCTCGACGGTCACTCGATCCCCTTGACGCGCACCGAATTCGACCTGCTCGCCGCGCTATCCGGGCGGCCCGGCATGGTGATGAGCCGACGCCAGCTGCTCGAAATCGTGCGCGACGGCCCATGGGTAGGCAACGACCACCTCGTCGACGTCCACGTCGGGCACGTGCGCCGCAAACTGGGAGACGACCCCACAAACCCCCGATACATCATCACCGTGCGCGGCGTCGGATACCGGATCGGCAGCCTCCAATGA
- a CDS encoding BlaI/MecI/CopY family transcriptional regulator, producing the protein MRVRGFGELEAAVMDRMWDHDPYTVTVREIFEEMAQQRQIAYTTVMSTMDNLHTKGWLDRERDGRAYRYWAVMTREEHTARLMREALDGGGRSELVLNHFIEQIGPEESERLRSALRRVSKRATNAKRQ; encoded by the coding sequence GTGAGGGTTCGGGGTTTCGGCGAGCTGGAGGCCGCAGTGATGGATCGCATGTGGGACCACGATCCCTACACCGTGACGGTGCGCGAGATATTCGAGGAAATGGCACAGCAGCGGCAGATTGCCTACACCACGGTGATGTCCACGATGGACAATCTCCACACCAAAGGCTGGCTCGACCGCGAACGCGACGGTCGCGCATACCGCTATTGGGCGGTGATGACCCGCGAGGAGCACACCGCCCGTTTGATGCGCGAGGCGCTTGACGGGGGAGGTCGCTCCGAACTGGTGCTGAACCATTTCATCGAACAGATCGGACCGGAGGAGTCCGAGAGGCTGCGTTCGGCACTGCGCCGCGTGTCGAAACGCGCCACCAATGCCAAGCGCCAGTGA